In Humulus lupulus chromosome 7, drHumLupu1.1, whole genome shotgun sequence, the following are encoded in one genomic region:
- the LOC133791749 gene encoding protein FAR1-RELATED SEQUENCE 5-like, with protein MQFLRSNRVVPACMGAQVMSMRRSGIRTCHILNHLVAERGGHEYVPFLKKGLYNWIRRQRELEEEDEIYAEGALGYLECLGLRDPNFFETHMIDAEYRLADLFWANGILRDDYGRFGEIIAFDTTYKKNAYNKPLLLFVGVNHHFRTIVFVVALLYDEKEDTYIWLLEEFLQCMNNKFPQVVVTDGDKAMEKAIEKVMPHAVHQEEFDETCSGLVSEFQLQDSQWVAITYTNRMSWAECFLRGNFFTGLGTTERSESMNSYLAHFLTSKLKIKDLVGQVDKAIQSIRHTER; from the exons ATGCAGTTCTTGAGATCTAATCGTGTTGTCCCAGCTTGTATGGGCGCTCAAGTAATGTCAATGAGACGATCGGGCATACGAACTTGCCACATATTGAATCACCTTGTTGCagaaagaggaggacatgagTATGTTCCATTCCTGAAAAAGGGCCTATACAATTGGATTAGACGACAAAGAGAGTTAGAAGAGGAGGATGAAATATATGCTGAGGGTGCCCTGGGATACTTGGAATGTCTTGGGTTACGTGACCCCAATTTTTTTGAAACACACATGATAGACGCGGAGTATAGGCTTGCTGACTTGTTCTGGGCCAATGGAATATTGAGAGATGACTATGGACGTTTTGGGGAGATCATCGCATTTGACACAACGTACAAGAAGAATGCGTACAACAAACCCCTTCTCCTTTTTGTCGGCGTGAATCACCACTTCAGAACTATTGTATTTGTAGTTGCATTGCTGTACGATGAGAAGGAGGACACATACATTTGGTTGTTGGAAGAATTCCTTCAGTGTATGAACAATAAATTCCCTCAGGTTGTTGTCACTGATGGAGATAAAGCTATGGAAAAAGCAATAGAGAAAGTCATGCCTCATGCTGTCCATC AGGAAGAGTTTGACGAGACTTGTAGTGGCTTGGTTTCAGAATTTCAGCTACAAGATAGTCAATGGGTAGCCATAACATACACAAATAGAATGAGTTGGGCAGAATGCTTCCTACGGGGTAATTTCTTTACGGGCCTCGGAACCACCGAAAGGTCGGAGTCGATGAATTCTTACTTGGCACACTTCTTGACAAGCAAACTTAAAATTAAAGACCTTGTTGGCCAAGTTGATAAAGCCATACAGAGCATACGCCACACGGAACGTTAA
- the LOC133792759 gene encoding SWR1 complex subunit 6 yields the protein MDDDVSNPLRRMSSRTRKVAPKMVAALASSDNRTQAALARLEALENDNAGIETVEVNDEDEDSLDEDDQAYMQKKQSKSMKRKTRQAKALEARKAPRSFIELLHEANLESLPPNVPSYLKAAVGPPSSTSRRHYCTVCGSAAKYTCVRCGIRFCSCRCQNIHNDTRCLKFVA from the exons ATGGACGACGACGTTTCGAACCCATTACGTCGCATGTCCAGCCGAACCCGAAAGGTCGCTCCAAAGATGGTTGCGGCGCTTGCTAGCAGTGACAACCGTACCCAG GCAGCTCTGGCTCGGCTCGAAGCCTTGGAGAATGATAATGCCGGTATCGAGACAGTTGAAGTTAATGACGAAGACGAGGATTCTCTCGACGAAGATGATCAAG CATATATGCAAAAGAAACAGTCCAAGAGCATGAAGCGCAAAACACGACAGGCAAAAGCTCTCGAAGCTAGGAAGGCTCCAAGATCATTTATTGAGCTCCTACAtgag GCAAATTTGGAATCTTTACCACCTAATGTTCCCTCCTATCTAAAGGCCGCAGTAGGACCTCCAAGCTCAACCTCTCGCCGACATTACTGTACGGTTTGTGGTTCTGCTGCTAAATATACGTGTGTGAGGTGTGGTATACGCTTTTGTTCATGTCGTTGCCAGAATATACATAATGATACTCGTTGTCTTAAGTTTGTTGCTTGA
- the LOC133792758 gene encoding laccase-3-like produces MEAFKLSLKPWSSCFLLGIFVLFALLACYADAETHYHQFVVQQTPITRLCRTRNRITVNGMFPGPTLEVRNGDSLVIKVVNGAQYNVTMHWHGIRQLQNPWADGPESVTQCAIQPGAAYTYRFTIIDQEGTLWWHAHSRWLRATVYGALIIYPKLGSPYPFPTPKREFPILLGEWWNRNPMDVLRQAQFTGGAPNVSDAYTMNGQPGDLYACSSKETVRIPVDTKETILLRIINSALNQELFFTVANHQLTVVAADAIYTKPFNTRVIMIGPGQTTDVLLTADQTPARYYLAARAYQTAMNAAFDNTTTTAILEYKAASCKKGKPAPRPILPQLPAFNDTATARAFTTGLRSPSKAEVPTNIDVSLFFTVGLGLNNCSNPNSPRCQGPNGTRFAASMNNVSFVFPRRTSLMQAYYQGIPGVFTTDFPPVPPVQFDYTGNVPRGLWQPSTGTKLYKLKYGSSVQIVLQDTSIVTTEDHPMHLHGYHFYIVGSGFGNFNPQSDPARFNLFDPPQRNTVGTPPGGWVAIRFVADNPGIWLMHCHLDAHLALGLAMAFLVENGSGQLQSVIPPPADLPRC; encoded by the exons ATGGAAGCTTTCAAACTCAGTCTCAAGCCTTGGTCGTCTTGCTTTTTACTTGGCATCTTTGTTTTGTTTGCTTTACTAGCTTGTTATGCAGATGCTGAAACTCACTACCATCAATTTGTT GTTCAACAAACACCGATCACGAGGCTATGCAGGACCCGTAATAGAATCACAGTCAATGGGATGTTCCCGGGACCAACATTGGAAGTCAGAAATGGAGATTCTCTGGTGATCAAAGTTGTAAACGGTGCACAATACAATGTTACCATGCACTG GCACGGCATTCGACAGCTGCAGAATCCATGGGCAGATGGGCCTGAGTCTGTCACTCAGTGCGCCATCCAACCTGGTGCAGCCTACACATACAGGTTCACAATCATAGACCAAGAGGGGACATTGTGGTGGCATGCTCACAGCAGATGGCTTAGAGCCACTGTTTATGGAGCTCTCATTATTTATCCTAAATTGGGTTCTCCATATCCATTTCCTACACCCAAGAGAGAATTTCCAATTCTTCTTG GGGAATGGTGGAACAGAAACCCCATGGATGTCCTGAGGCAGGCACAATTCACAGGAGGAGCACCAAATGTATCTGATGCATATACAATGAATGGTCAGCCTGGTGATCTATATGCATGCTCAAGCAAAG AAACTGTGAGAATACCTGTGGATACAAAGGAGACAATTCTCCTAAGGATCATCAACTCTGCACTCAATCAAGAACTTTTCTTTACCGTTGCCAACCACCAGTTGACTGTTGTGGCTGCCGATGCTATTTACACAAAGCCTTTCAATACTCGGGTCATTATGATAGGACCTGGTCAAACAACGGATGTCCTCCTCACAGCTGATCAGACACCGGCCCGCTACTACTTGGCAGCACGCGCCTACCAAACTGCTATGAATGCTGCCTTTGACAACACCACCACCACGGCAATCCTTGAGTACAAGGCTGCATCTTGCAAGAAAGGGAAACCAGCTCCAAGACCAATCTTACCACAATTACCAGCATTCAACGACACAGCCACTGCAAGGGCCTTTACTACTGGGCTCAGAAGTCCTTCGAAGGCCGAAGTTCCTACGAACATAGATGTGAGCCTTTTCTTCACAGTGGGTTTAGGACTAAACAACTGTTCAAATCCAAATAGCCCCCGTTGCCAAGGCCCCAATGGGACTCGCTTTGCTGCTAGCATGAACAATGTCTCTTTTGTATTCCCAAGAAGGACCTCTCTCATGCAGGCTTACTACCAAGGAATACCTGGTGTCTTCACCACTGACTTTCCACCTGTTCCCCCTGTGCAATTTGATTACACAGGTAATGTGCCACGAGGACTATGGCAGCCATCTACTGGGACGAAGCTCTACAAGCTGAAATACGGTTCCAGTGTACAAATTGTTTTGCAGGACACAAGTATTGTCACAACAGAAGACCACCCCATGCATCTTCATGGATACCATTTCTACATTGTTGGATCAGGTTTTGGCAACTTCAACCCACAAAGCGATCCTGCTAGGTTCAACCTCTTTGACCCACCACAGAGGAATACCGTTGGAACTCCTCCCGGTGGATGGGTAGCCATTCGATTTGTAGCTGATAACCCAG GAATTTGGTTGATGCACTGTCATCTTGATGCTCATCTTGCCCTGGGTTTGGCAATGGCTTTTCTAGTTGAAAATGGTTCTGGACAACTACAGTCCGTGATACCTCCCCCAGCAGATCTGCCTCGATGTTAA